From the genome of Campylobacter concisus, one region includes:
- the gmhB gene encoding D-glycero-beta-D-manno-heptose 1,7-bisphosphate 7-phosphatase, producing MNKNEPIKALFLDRDGVINEDAGYVYEIKDFKFIDGIFDALREFAGAGYKLFIVTNQSGIGRGYYTQEQFDTLNKFMLEIFKKEQIFITKVYFCPHAPEADCACRKPNPKMILDAKDEFNIDLENSLMIGDKPSDVEAGKRAGVGRNFLLNGINFKNVRDVLNKLKKEKSL from the coding sequence ATGAATAAAAATGAGCCTATTAAAGCACTTTTTCTGGATCGAGACGGCGTAATAAACGAAGATGCTGGATATGTTTACGAGATAAAAGACTTTAAATTTATCGATGGCATTTTTGATGCGTTAAGAGAATTTGCTGGGGCTGGCTATAAACTCTTTATCGTGACAAATCAATCAGGTATCGGAAGAGGCTACTATACGCAGGAGCAGTTTGATACTCTAAATAAATTTATGCTTGAAATTTTCAAAAAAGAGCAAATTTTTATCACCAAAGTCTACTTTTGCCCACATGCCCCAGAGGCGGATTGCGCTTGCAGAAAGCCAAATCCAAAAATGATACTTGATGCAAAAGATGAGTTTAACATCGACCTTGAAAACTCGCTCATGATAGGCGATAAGCCAAGCGACGTCGAGGCTGGCAAAAGAGCAGGTGTGGGCAGAAATTTCTTACTTAATGGCATAAATTTTAAAAATGTAAGAGATGTTTTAAATAAGCTAAAAAAGGAAAAATCACTATGA
- a CDS encoding DNA cytosine methyltransferase has product MRILNLFAGIGGNRLLWNDVLSDIDVTAVEFDPAIADVYKFRFPTDKVIICDAFDYAANNYDKFDFIWASPPCQTHSRVNFSNQNTINSRSLPDFRLYSLISFLKTFCKNKFVVENVIPYYDPLISYNAKISRHLFWSNFYISEKSFQKSSKLIKNFVISDFHDFDLSLFKNIKNKRQIIRNQVDSNLGKYVLGCAFDKGLFDDTK; this is encoded by the coding sequence ATGAGAATTTTAAATTTATTTGCTGGCATTGGCGGTAATAGGTTATTATGGAATGATGTATTATCGGATATTGATGTAACTGCTGTTGAGTTTGATCCAGCTATTGCCGATGTTTATAAATTTAGATTTCCCACTGATAAAGTTATTATTTGTGATGCTTTTGATTATGCTGCCAATAACTATGATAAATTTGATTTTATATGGGCTTCTCCACCTTGTCAAACTCATTCAAGGGTTAATTTTTCAAATCAAAATACTATTAATAGTCGTTCTTTGCCTGATTTTAGGCTTTATTCCCTTATAAGTTTTTTAAAAACTTTTTGTAAAAATAAGTTTGTTGTTGAAAACGTTATTCCTTATTATGATCCTTTGATTTCTTATAATGCAAAAATTTCTCGTCATTTATTTTGGTCAAATTTCTATATTTCTGAAAAGTCTTTTCAAAAATCTAGTAAGTTAATTAAAAATTTTGTTATTTCTGATTTTCATGATTTTGATTTAAGTTTATTTAAAAATATAAAAAATAAAAGACAGATTATTAGAAATCAAGTTGATAGTAATTTGGGTAAATACGTTTTAGGCTGCGCATTTGATAAAGGTCTTTTTGATGACACTAAATGA
- the rfaD gene encoding ADP-glyceromanno-heptose 6-epimerase: MNLNGKKIVITGGAGFIGSALAHYFDENYKDAHVLVVDKFRNDETFSNGNLKSFGHFKNLLGFRGEIYAGDINDSSTLEKIKSFRPDVIYHEAAISDTTVKEQDELIKTNVNAFVNLLDICESLGAKMIYASSGATYGNAKSPQTVGECEAPNNVYGFSKLSMDNINKIYAKRGVSVVGLRYFNVFGKGEFFKNKTASMVLQFGLQILAGKTPRLFEGSDQIKRDFVYIKDIIDANIKALDAPSGVYNAATGKARSFQDIADILQREIGVNLGNEYIKNPFIGSYQFHTEADVAPAREAFGFSATWSLEEAIKDYLPEIKRIHKEELNG, translated from the coding sequence ATGAATTTAAATGGAAAAAAAATAGTTATAACTGGCGGTGCTGGCTTTATCGGCTCAGCCTTGGCGCATTATTTTGATGAAAATTACAAAGACGCTCACGTGCTTGTCGTGGATAAATTTAGAAACGACGAGACATTTAGCAACGGCAACCTAAAAAGCTTTGGCCATTTTAAAAATTTACTAGGCTTTAGGGGCGAAATTTACGCCGGCGACATCAACGATTCTAGCACGCTTGAAAAGATAAAGAGCTTTCGCCCAGACGTCATCTACCACGAGGCAGCGATCTCAGATACGACTGTAAAAGAGCAAGACGAGCTAATAAAAACAAATGTAAATGCCTTTGTAAATTTGCTCGATATCTGCGAGAGTTTGGGGGCAAAGATGATTTACGCTAGCTCAGGTGCCACTTATGGCAACGCAAAGAGCCCACAAACCGTTGGTGAGTGCGAAGCGCCAAATAACGTTTATGGTTTTAGCAAGCTAAGCATGGATAATATCAATAAAATTTACGCAAAGCGCGGCGTGAGCGTGGTTGGACTGAGGTATTTTAATGTCTTTGGCAAGGGCGAGTTTTTCAAAAACAAAACTGCCTCGATGGTGCTTCAGTTTGGCTTGCAAATTTTAGCTGGCAAGACCCCAAGACTCTTTGAGGGCAGCGACCAGATCAAACGTGACTTTGTTTACATAAAAGATATCATTGACGCAAACATAAAAGCACTTGATGCGCCAAGTGGTGTCTATAACGCAGCTACTGGCAAGGCTAGAAGCTTTCAAGATATCGCTGACATCTTGCAGCGTGAGATCGGTGTAAATTTAGGTAACGAATATATCAAAAACCCATTTATTGGCTCATATCAGTTTCACACAGAGGCCGACGTAGCCCCAGCTCGAGAGGCATTTGGCTTTAGCGCTACTTGGAGCTTGGAAGAGGCGATAAAAGACTATTTGCCAGAGATAAAGAGAATTCATAAGGAAGAGCTAAATGGCTAA
- a CDS encoding DUF1828 domain-containing protein, translated as MTNAEIAKKLKIAEKTIYNWRKNRKELFEVIENGLNLKEDKENLYVNVTYKELIELLEKLSQQEIQYYISDIKTRILKKEIDK; from the coding sequence ATGACAAATGCAGAAATCGCGAAAAAACTAAAAATAGCCGAAAAAACAATATACAACTGGCGAAAAAATAGAAAAGAATTATTTGAAGTTATAGAAAATGGATTAAATTTAAAGGAAGATAAAGAAAACTTATACGTAAATGTTACATATAAAGAGCTAATCGAACTATTAGAAAAACTATCACAGCAAGAAATTCAATACTACATTTCAGACATAAAAACAAGAATTTTAAAAAAAGAGATAGATAAATGA
- a CDS encoding c-type cytochrome — translation MKKLLIVSSVAALLSTAAFAADGAAIYKKCIACHGAKAEKIFNNKVPALTSLDAAAIEEALKGYKTGANKFGLGAMMKPIATPMSDEDAKAVAEYIQTLK, via the coding sequence ATGAAAAAATTACTAATTGTTTCTAGCGTTGCAGCTCTACTTTCAACTGCTGCCTTTGCTGCAGATGGTGCTGCTATCTACAAAAAATGCATCGCCTGTCATGGTGCAAAAGCTGAAAAAATATTTAATAATAAAGTTCCAGCTTTAACATCTCTTGATGCAGCAGCTATCGAAGAGGCACTAAAGGGTTATAAAACAGGAGCAAATAAATTTGGTCTTGGCGCTATGATGAAACCAATCGCTACTCCAATGAGCGACGAAGATGCAAAAGCAGTAGCTGAATACATCCAAACTTTAAAATAA
- a CDS encoding DNA-binding protein — translation MKEEFTKFNLEDYLTTDKLRKEYLNQVLVYGDIEEFKRALFYIAKSKPRFESIFKVVNALDIKLVYA, via the coding sequence TTGAAAGAAGAATTTACAAAATTTAATCTAGAAGACTATTTAACAACCGATAAACTTAGAAAAGAATATTTAAATCAAGTTTTGGTTTATGGCGATATCGAAGAATTTAAAAGGGCTTTGTTTTATATAGCAAAGTCAAAACCTAGATTTGAAAGCATATTTAAGGTTGTAAATGCTCTTGATATTAAACTTGTTTATGCTTAA
- a CDS encoding type II secretion system protein GspD, with translation MKSLIKFLVLPLLFLNSLFAAEIYTDLLDFARLTSRANNIAIVTDESIHQGEYYFIYEDEVKITIAMFRKMLEAKNLYLYKKDNFYYVSSQKLPDYDLRRIELKNYVYDDVNKILSQFDLNATYSTSSNSVFFRADDYIFDQIKEAISKIDKSLEQVTFKLTITETNLKDIKDLGTNLKGLLKPLNHGDLAYYINLITSPYITNSNIIKNDDRAFFGILNFLDTNGITKIISSPVLTAKNHTEVYFSSVQNIPYLVSKTDISNLNYQKTDSYEYKDIGLKINLKPIILSDHIDFDLHLILEDILSQSTSLTPIVSKKELKSSYSLKRGDVLVLSGINKTTTSKQRNGVPILKDIWFLKYLFSVEQDSEINSVLTLTIQII, from the coding sequence ATGAAAAGTTTAATCAAGTTCCTAGTTCTTCCGCTGCTGTTTTTAAATAGCTTGTTTGCTGCCGAAATTTATACTGATCTTTTAGATTTCGCACGTCTTACTAGTAGGGCTAATAATATAGCCATTGTAACTGATGAAAGCATACACCAGGGCGAATATTATTTTATCTATGAAGATGAAGTTAAGATCACGATTGCAATGTTTAGAAAAATGCTTGAAGCTAAGAATTTATACCTTTATAAAAAGGATAATTTCTACTACGTAAGCTCTCAAAAATTGCCTGATTATGATCTTAGGCGTATCGAGCTAAAGAATTATGTTTACGATGATGTAAATAAAATTCTTAGCCAGTTTGATTTAAATGCTACTTATTCGACGTCTTCTAATTCGGTTTTCTTTAGGGCTGATGACTATATATTTGATCAGATTAAAGAAGCCATTTCAAAGATTGATAAGAGCCTGGAGCAAGTAACATTTAAACTGACTATCACTGAAACAAATCTAAAAGACATTAAAGATTTAGGCACAAATTTAAAGGGCTTGCTTAAGCCACTTAATCACGGCGATTTAGCTTATTATATTAATCTGATTACTTCCCCTTATATTACTAATTCAAATATTATTAAAAATGATGATCGTGCCTTTTTTGGCATATTAAATTTTCTTGACACAAATGGCATTACAAAAATTATCTCATCGCCAGTATTGACGGCAAAAAATCACACCGAAGTTTATTTTAGTTCCGTTCAAAATATCCCTTATTTAGTTTCAAAAACTGATATATCTAATTTAAATTATCAAAAGACTGATAGTTACGAATATAAAGACATTGGTTTAAAGATAAATTTAAAGCCTATCATTTTATCTGATCACATTGATTTTGACTTACATTTAATACTTGAAGATATTCTCTCTCAAAGTACATCATTAACGCCCATTGTTTCAAAAAAGGAGCTTAAAAGCTCGTATTCTTTAAAGCGTGGCGACGTTCTAGTTCTTAGCGGTATTAATAAAACGACTACTTCTAAGCAACGTAATGGCGTGCCTATCCTCAAAGATATATGGTTTTTAAAGTATCTTTTTTCAGTCGAGCAAGACAGCGAAATAAACTCTGTTCTAACGCTCACAATTCAAATTATTTAA
- a CDS encoding zonular occludens toxin domain-containing protein — translation MITYLVGNPGSGKTYYAVYMIYQTFLFEPKKTFLSKFVKPKEKPSYLFCYTNINEFKFELSDKFKKFDFDKFYLGLRNLYALYKTGATDNEVNEKAKELNLYGCVFVLDECHNFFKDKKDEILVWWLTYHRHLYQDIYLITQDLTLVNNEYKRIAEKFYRAVDSAKRLFSKKFRYEVFASYRLYKKDRLEIINIPYLEEVFNLYHSGQSSNKKSFVRFYFLLAIVVFIFLLLYFYFVVMSIFKSDTPTENNLSNQDKTSFSNSQKNSISDFPDIFKDTSKNNIKNSSDVPEIYIYNITCVNSSCHFDDDYHLYPLSLLSYISSMYTPLYFYYEPKSHELVKYYYVFDKPVFQNLISKNNKGVSDEKFNQVPSSSAAVFK, via the coding sequence ATGATTACTTATTTAGTTGGCAATCCTGGAAGCGGTAAAACATATTACGCAGTATATATGATTTATCAGACCTTTTTATTTGAGCCAAAGAAAACATTTTTATCTAAATTTGTTAAGCCTAAAGAAAAGCCTAGTTATTTATTTTGCTATACAAATATAAATGAGTTTAAGTTTGAGTTATCCGACAAATTTAAAAAGTTTGATTTTGATAAGTTCTATTTAGGCTTAAGAAATTTATATGCTTTATATAAGACTGGTGCAACCGATAACGAAGTTAATGAAAAAGCCAAAGAGTTAAATTTATATGGTTGCGTATTTGTTCTTGATGAGTGTCATAACTTTTTTAAAGACAAGAAAGACGAAATTTTAGTTTGGTGGCTTACATATCATCGCCATTTATACCAGGATATTTATTTAATTACTCAAGATTTAACCTTAGTCAATAACGAATATAAACGTATAGCAGAAAAATTTTATAGGGCTGTCGATAGCGCAAAAAGATTATTTTCAAAGAAATTTCGTTATGAAGTTTTTGCATCTTATAGGCTTTATAAAAAAGATAGATTAGAGATTATTAATATTCCATATCTTGAAGAAGTATTTAATTTATACCACTCTGGACAAAGTTCAAATAAAAAATCATTTGTAAGATTTTATTTTTTACTAGCTATTGTTGTTTTTATTTTTCTTTTACTTTATTTTTATTTTGTTGTTATGTCTATTTTTAAAAGCGATACTCCAACCGAAAACAATTTATCAAATCAAGATAAAACTTCTTTTTCAAATTCTCAAAAAAATAGTATTTCAGATTTTCCAGATATATTCAAAGACACTTCAAAAAATAACATTAAAAATAGTTCCGATGTGCCAGAAATTTATATATATAACATTACTTGCGTTAATTCATCTTGCCATTTTGACGACGACTATCATTTATACCCATTATCATTACTTAGTTACATATCTTCAATGTATACGCCATTATATTTTTATTACGAGCCAAAATCTCACGAGCTTGTCAAGTACTACTATGTATTTGACAAGCCAGTTTTCCAAAATTTAATTTCAAAAAATAACAAAGGTGTTTCCGATGAAAAGTTTAATCAAGTTCCTAGTTCTTCCGCTGCTGTTTTTAAATAG
- a CDS encoding replication endonuclease: protein MRARNLYGVSPLDVELCQAKLDSQREYMRSFSFVNVNGQVRNLLDISMSANFSDKYYAEVSNRVNVFSSFAIDYFQVPVFLTITLNGCFRGALNGDYSKFMPIDYRYLPDEVKYKAKNSVPLSISDLVAVLNHQWNLFIMRYSRKFKNIDRSYIRCFEPHKKDGVPHIHALFYVPAHTIDFMKRIYTDIFYAPQNLKTNAITSEQKKNGELNGFQTSINNPSGYVMKYIQKTFINLKETQDFDELSAWYVKHKVRRFISSRTKVPLWVYRKINFISTMQDFYHLNDLTNDHRAILEWNKKDDYIYIKLPFNKEEIIYLNGRLEHYISGRLMNFYDRLKIDSQKDENAQDEIKSFGTNLKQRQILKLCDELFKSDEKPKPVSRMKDYELVNYYESLGGDVNAQHLAYVENLMLDRELDNFTHYHKKHDLNAPDIDSFVDRFLICNEF, encoded by the coding sequence ATGCGAGCGAGAAATTTATATGGTGTTTCTCCCCTTGACGTTGAGCTTTGCCAAGCAAAGCTTGATAGCCAAAGGGAATATATGCGCTCTTTCTCTTTTGTTAATGTTAATGGCCAGGTTAGAAATTTGCTAGACATTTCAATGTCGGCCAACTTTAGCGATAAATATTACGCCGAAGTGTCTAACCGCGTAAATGTGTTTAGCTCTTTTGCTATTGATTATTTTCAAGTCCCAGTATTTTTAACCATCACTCTTAACGGCTGCTTTAGGGGTGCATTAAATGGCGATTATTCTAAATTTATGCCGATTGATTATAGATATTTGCCTGATGAAGTTAAATATAAGGCTAAAAATTCAGTGCCTTTAAGTATTTCTGATTTAGTAGCCGTTCTTAATCATCAATGGAATTTATTTATTATGCGATATTCAAGAAAATTTAAAAATATTGATAGAAGCTATATAAGGTGCTTTGAGCCACACAAAAAAGACGGCGTGCCACACATTCACGCTTTATTTTACGTCCCAGCTCACACAATAGACTTTATGAAAAGAATTTATACTGATATTTTTTATGCTCCGCAAAACTTAAAAACAAATGCTATCACAAGCGAGCAAAAGAAAAACGGCGAATTAAACGGCTTTCAAACTAGTATTAATAATCCTAGTGGCTATGTTATGAAGTATATCCAAAAGACTTTCATTAACCTAAAAGAAACGCAAGATTTTGACGAGCTTTCAGCCTGGTATGTAAAGCACAAAGTAAGAAGATTTATAAGCTCACGCACTAAAGTGCCATTATGGGTATATAGGAAGATTAATTTTATTAGCACGATGCAAGACTTTTATCACTTAAACGACTTAACAAACGATCATAGAGCAATACTCGAGTGGAATAAAAAAGATGATTACATATATATAAAATTGCCTTTCAACAAAGAAGAGATTATTTATTTAAATGGCAGATTAGAGCATTATATAAGTGGTAGGCTTATGAATTTTTACGATAGATTGAAAATTGATAGCCAAAAAGATGAAAACGCACAAGATGAAATAAAAAGCTTTGGCACTAATTTAAAACAAAGGCAAATTTTAAAGCTTTGCGATGAGCTTTTTAAAAGCGATGAAAAGCCTAAACCAGTAAGCAGAATGAAAGATTACGAGCTAGTCAATTACTATGAGAGCTTGGGCGGTGATGTAAATGCCCAGCATTTAGCTTATGTTGAAAATTTAATGCTTGATAGGGAATTAGATAACTTCACACATTATCATAAAAAGCACGATTTAAATGCTCCTGATATTGATAGCTTTGTAGATAGATTTTTGATTTGTAATGAGTTTTGA